A window from Vibrio cortegadensis encodes these proteins:
- the folD gene encoding bifunctional methylenetetrahydrofolate dehydrogenase/methenyltetrahydrofolate cyclohydrolase FolD: MTAQNIDGKLISQTVRSEVAARVKARREAGLRAPGLAVVLVGEDSASQVYVGSKRRACDEVGFVSKSYDLPATASENELLALVDQLNEDPEIDGILVQLPLPAGIDTTHILERITPEKDVDGFHPYNVGRLAQRIPKLRSCTPKGIITLLDRYNIDLRGKHAVVVGASNIVGRPMTLELLLAGCTTTTCHRFTKDLESHVRQADVVVVAVGKANFIPGAWIKEGAVVVDVGINRQESGKLVGDVEYDVAKEKASFITPVPGGVGPMTVASLIENTMIACEQYRR, translated from the coding sequence ATGACTGCTCAAAACATTGATGGAAAGTTAATTTCTCAAACGGTTCGCTCGGAAGTCGCCGCACGTGTAAAAGCGCGAAGAGAAGCCGGACTGCGAGCTCCCGGCCTAGCGGTAGTCTTAGTCGGTGAAGATTCAGCCTCACAAGTCTATGTTGGAAGTAAGCGTAGAGCTTGTGATGAAGTTGGCTTCGTCTCAAAATCTTATGACTTACCTGCTACGGCAAGTGAAAATGAACTGCTCGCTTTAGTTGACCAACTCAATGAAGATCCTGAAATCGATGGCATCTTAGTGCAACTGCCTCTTCCAGCAGGCATTGATACCACCCATATCTTAGAGCGTATCACTCCGGAAAAAGACGTTGATGGCTTCCACCCTTATAACGTCGGTCGCTTAGCACAACGTATTCCTAAGCTTCGTTCTTGCACGCCAAAAGGGATCATCACCCTACTTGACCGCTACAATATCGACCTGCGCGGTAAACATGCGGTTGTGGTTGGTGCATCGAACATTGTTGGCCGTCCTATGACGCTGGAACTCCTTCTAGCGGGTTGTACAACAACAACTTGCCACCGTTTCACCAAAGATCTTGAAAGCCATGTACGCCAAGCGGATGTGGTTGTGGTCGCAGTGGGTAAAGCAAACTTTATCCCTGGCGCATGGATTAAAGAAGGCGCAGTTGTGGTCGATGTGGGCATCAACCGCCAAGAGTCAGGCAAGTTAGTTGGTGATGTTGAGTACGATGTCGCGAAAGAGAAAGCCAGCTTTATCACCCCAGTTCCAGGTGGTGTTGGCCCGATGACAGTGGCGAGCTTGATTGAAAATACCATGATCGCTTGTGAGCAATATCGCCGTTAA